Proteins found in one Ischnura elegans chromosome 11, ioIscEleg1.1, whole genome shotgun sequence genomic segment:
- the LOC124168074 gene encoding translation initiation factor IF-2, mitochondrial: protein MLSFLRNSSIFGARVGELIVSKHFQNVDNFILNSCGVHLSAVRCKRRKTAEERKAPKVINYTPKSKVKAIPVVQVWKNITVAELAQAMGKDIDHVYEVMTFVDNSAEYDSDESQIDNPSVIQDILKKSGFRFQFVSPHTEEEKESKLKDVFKRPPPEDPSALKKRPPVVTIMGHVDHGKTTLLDTLRHTSVVESEFGGITQHIGAFSVELARTGETVTFLDTPGHAAFTAMRSRGAHITDIVVLVVAADDGVMEQTVESMNMAKDAKVPILVAINKIDKPEADIERTKRMLLQQGIELEESGGEVQSVPISALKATGIDELIEAIALQAELLDLRGDPTGPVEAVVVESRVDIRRGKLATVLVQRGTLTKGAVLVAGEAWAKVRSLFDDKGKVLDRATPSTPVEVVGWRDLPSAGEEILQVDSEKIAHEVMRFRKAQKQKQKQELDYEAVKAKEAEHLKKYKAELEERRKRGRYKVRPTGPQRKQIIMENTGPRFSIVVKGDVDGSVEAILDVLETYEPERNCDYQLDIVHYGVGEIVESDVELAEAFGAYIYGFNITMPEKVAKVARKSQVKVRMHNVIYRLVDDIKSEIKERLPPKEVEDVLGEANVLQEFVITEGKKKVPVAGCRCVKGVLKKNAKYRVKRGEEVIHEGELHSMRHLKNEVDSIKTDVECGLQLNDHTIRFKPGDTLICYVMREETRETDWDPGF, encoded by the exons ATGTTATCTTTTTTGAGAAATTCAAGTATTTTTGG ggCCCGCGTTGGTGAATTAATCGTatccaaacattttcaaaatgtagataactttattttaaattcatgcgGTGTCCATCTTAGTGCCGTCCGCTGCAAAAGACGGAAAACTGCGGAAGAGCGA AAAGCACCTAAGGTAATCAATTAcacgcctaaatcgaaagttaaAGCTATTCCTGTCGTACAGgtatggaaaaatataacagtAGCTGAGCTAGCACAAGCAATGGGTAAAGATATCG ATCATGTGTATGAAGTAATGACATTCGTGGACAACTCAGCTGAATATGATTCGGATGAAAGTCAGATTGATAACCCCTCTGTGATTCAAGATATTTTAAAGAAGTCTGGATTTCGTTTCCAATTTGTCTCTCCTCATACGGAAGAGGAAAAAGAGTCCAAACTGAAAGATGTATTTAAAAG GCCACCTCCAGAGGATCCGTCAGCCTTGAAGAAGCGCCCTCCAGTGGTCACCATCATGGGGCACGTTGACCATGGGAAAACAACTTTGCTTGACACACTAAGGCATACATCTGTGGTGGAATCAGAATTTGGTGGCATCACTCAGCATATAGGAGCTTTTTCAG TTGAGTTGGCTAGAACTGGTGAAACGGTGACCTTCTTGGATACTCCTGGGCATGCTGCATTCACTGCAATGCGCTCACGAGGTGCCCACATCACAGACATTGTTGTGCTTGTTGTTGCTGCTGATGATGGTGTCATGGAGCAAACGGTGGAGTCAATGAATATGGCTAAAGATGCTAAAG ttccaaTCCTGGTTGCCATCAACAAAATAGACAAACCAGAAGCTGATATA GAAAGAACAAAACGCATGCTATTACAGCAGGGTATCGAATTAGAGGAGTCTGGTGGTGAAGTACAATCAGTGCCTATATCAGCCTTAAAAGCCACAGGAATTGATGAGTTGATCGAAGCCATAGCATTGCAAGCTGAGTTGTTGGATTTGCGAGGAGATCCTACTGGTCCTGTTGAAGCAGTTGTGGTGGAGTCCAGAGTCGATATCAGGAGAGG GAAGTTGGCTACAGTGTTGGTGCAGAGAGGCACGTTGACCAAAGGTGCAGTCCTTGTGGCTGGTGAAGCGTGGGCAAAAGTGAGGTCACTCTTTGACGACAAAGGCAAGGTGCTTGACCGAGCTACCCCTTCCACTCCAGTTGAAGTCGTTGGGTGGAGAGATTTGCCATCAGCTGGGGAGGAAATACTTCAGGTGGACTCGGAG AAAATTGCTCATGAAGTCATGAGGTTTAGGAAAGCTCAAAAGCAGAAACAGAAACAAGAACTTGACTATGAGGCAGTGAAAGCGAAGGAAGCTGAACATTTAAAG AAATACAAAGCTGAGTTGGAAGAAAGGAGGAAACGAGGTCGATACAAAGTGAGACCTACAGGTCCTCAGCGCAAGCAGATTATCATGGAAAATACAGGGCCAAGATTCAGTATTGTTGTGAAAG gTGATGTAGATGGTTCTGTAGAGGCCATCTTAGATGTTCTGGAGACATATGAACCAGAGCGTAACTGTGATTACCAGTTGGACATTGTTCATTATGGTGTTGGAGAAATTGTAGAAAGTGATGTGGAGCTGGCAGAGGCATTTGGAGCTTATATTTATGGTTTCAACATCACAATGCCGGAAAAGGTGGCAAAAGTTGCACGTAAGAGTCAAGTGAAAGTTCGCATGCACAATGTCATATACCGCTTAGTGGATGATATTAAGAGCGAGATAAAAGAAAGGCTTCCTCCAAAAGAAGTTGAGGATGTTCTAG GTGAGGCAAACGTCCTTCAAGAGTTTGTGATCACCGAGGGTAAAAAGAAAGTTCCTGTGGCTGGTTGCAGATGTGTTAAAGGAGTTTTAAAGAAGAATGCAAAGTATCGAGTGAAGAGAGGAGAGGAAGTTATACATGAAG